One segment of Anatilimnocola aggregata DNA contains the following:
- a CDS encoding helix-turn-helix domain-containing protein gives MKTVQLPSKTAATCHDPAVTIAEISDPTAVGESIEVIEQDVVQLESKPIRVRRVVVRLGNALVLFHSTNLAVRTRTRLHTDFVAYTAFAPKSIGTVNGLPVSPDRLLACMPGIEVELVVAAGYESVAFLLPPDDIRAHLRSRHREDEFHLPDGIELITPSAADVHGLYRWGRRLIDLATRQPEVFDIQQTRTFANVELIENLLATLRSTVRTVSTPYDLSRQGHSRVVRIAEDFVLSQTAERLHVTDLCEAAGVSERTLQYAFKELMGMTPVAYLTRLRLHQVRKSLRAATHGTTTVTAEALGWGFWHFGDFSRAYKECFGELPSETLRR, from the coding sequence GTGAAAACTGTGCAGCTTCCCTCCAAGACCGCCGCCACCTGCCACGACCCGGCTGTCACGATTGCCGAGATCAGCGACCCTACGGCGGTCGGCGAGTCCATCGAGGTGATCGAGCAGGACGTCGTGCAGCTGGAGTCGAAGCCCATCAGGGTGCGAAGGGTTGTCGTCCGGTTGGGAAATGCACTCGTGCTGTTTCATTCCACGAACCTTGCGGTTCGCACGCGCACCCGCCTGCATACCGATTTCGTGGCTTATACCGCCTTTGCCCCCAAGTCTATTGGCACCGTAAATGGGTTGCCGGTTAGCCCCGACCGGTTGTTGGCGTGCATGCCCGGCATTGAGGTGGAACTCGTCGTTGCGGCCGGCTACGAGAGCGTAGCCTTCCTATTGCCGCCCGACGATATCCGGGCCCATCTTCGGAGCCGCCATCGGGAAGATGAGTTTCACCTTCCCGACGGTATCGAGTTAATCACACCAAGTGCCGCCGACGTTCACGGACTATATCGCTGGGGGCGTCGCTTGATTGATTTGGCCACTAGACAGCCAGAAGTGTTCGACATCCAGCAAACGCGGACTTTTGCTAATGTCGAGCTGATCGAAAACCTTTTGGCGACCCTCCGCTCAACTGTCCGGACCGTATCAACGCCTTACGACCTGTCGCGACAGGGTCACAGCCGGGTCGTGCGGATTGCCGAAGACTTCGTGCTGTCGCAAACCGCGGAACGACTTCATGTGACAGACCTGTGCGAAGCGGCGGGGGTGAGCGAGCGGACCCTGCAATACGCCTTCAAAGAGTTGATGGGGATGACCCCGGTGGCCTATCTGACCCGGCTCCGATTACATCAAGTGCGTAAATCGCTTCGAGCGGCGACTCATGGTACGACGACCGTGACTGCCGAGGCGCTGGGATGGGGCTTCTGGCACTTTGGCGATTTCTCTCGCGCCTACAAGGAATGCTTCGGCGAGCTGCCATCGGAGACGTTGCGTCGTTAA
- a CDS encoding arylsulfatase — protein MPHIWPIAFAITLAIALPCGQSTSLAADGPRDQPNVLLIVADDMGYSDLGCFGGEINTPHLDALAARGLRGTNFYVAPSCSPSRSMLLSGTDNHIAGIGNMAEWTGPTQRGKPGYEGHLNNRVVTIASLLREAGYHTCMAAKWHLGEKPDQWPAKRGFERDFALLQGAGTHWSDMLGLLPSEPRVTFTRNGEKVKELPADYYSSRYFTDFVMQSIDENSRDGKPFFAYLGYQAPHGPLALPAEWRDKYKGRYDKGYDAIRAERLDRQKKLGIVGKDVVTFPRLPNIPAWEKLTDEQRRHAARKMELYAAMIEYMDDQIGRLIEHLKKSGKYDNSLIVFLSDNGAAGEDMAELVAKLAPTAKDWFDKTFDNRPENWGHPGSCVEYGPSWAQVSSVPFRLFKGVEAEGGIRAPLIVSGPGVKHAGAINHSVLHVMDILPTLLESAGVEHPAMKQGTTVARPQGKSMWPLLAGRETATRSDSDWLGWELFGNRAIRQGDWKLLYLMKGAGGTGDWELFNLREDPAELHDLSAKYPDKRKTLLKFWDEYVTRNGVIVSEAGPYAQQKP, from the coding sequence ATGCCACACATTTGGCCGATCGCGTTTGCCATAACTCTAGCAATTGCATTGCCTTGTGGACAATCAACTAGCTTAGCAGCAGACGGCCCAAGGGACCAGCCGAACGTCCTACTGATCGTCGCCGATGACATGGGCTACTCCGATCTTGGCTGTTTCGGCGGTGAGATCAATACTCCGCACCTCGACGCGCTCGCCGCGCGGGGGCTGCGGGGAACGAACTTCTACGTCGCCCCCAGTTGTTCCCCGTCGCGCTCGATGTTGCTGAGCGGAACCGACAATCATATCGCCGGGATCGGCAACATGGCCGAGTGGACCGGCCCGACACAACGAGGGAAACCAGGTTACGAAGGTCATCTAAATAATCGCGTTGTCACCATAGCCTCGCTCTTACGCGAGGCCGGTTACCACACTTGCATGGCCGCCAAGTGGCACTTGGGTGAGAAACCCGACCAGTGGCCGGCGAAACGAGGATTCGAGCGGGACTTCGCGCTGCTGCAAGGGGCCGGTACCCACTGGTCCGACATGCTGGGACTGCTTCCTTCGGAACCTAGGGTCACCTTCACTCGCAACGGGGAGAAGGTAAAGGAATTGCCAGCCGACTACTACTCGTCGAGGTACTTCACTGATTTCGTCATGCAGAGCATCGACGAGAACAGCCGTGACGGCAAACCGTTCTTCGCCTACCTCGGCTACCAGGCCCCGCACGGCCCATTGGCGCTGCCGGCCGAGTGGCGCGACAAATACAAGGGCCGGTACGACAAGGGGTACGACGCCATCCGGGCAGAACGGCTGGACCGGCAGAAGAAACTAGGGATAGTCGGCAAGGATGTGGTCACGTTCCCGCGACTGCCGAACATCCCCGCCTGGGAAAAGCTAACCGACGAACAGCGACGCCACGCCGCCCGCAAGATGGAACTCTACGCGGCGATGATCGAGTACATGGACGACCAGATCGGACGGTTGATTGAACATTTGAAAAAGTCTGGCAAGTACGACAACTCGCTGATTGTCTTTCTCTCCGACAATGGCGCGGCCGGCGAGGACATGGCCGAGTTAGTCGCAAAGCTGGCCCCGACGGCAAAGGACTGGTTCGACAAGACCTTCGACAACCGTCCGGAGAACTGGGGCCATCCGGGTTCGTGCGTGGAATATGGTCCGTCTTGGGCCCAAGTCAGCAGTGTGCCGTTTCGCCTGTTCAAAGGTGTCGAGGCCGAGGGGGGCATCCGCGCACCTCTCATCGTGAGCGGTCCAGGCGTCAAGCACGCGGGGGCAATCAATCACTCCGTCCTGCACGTCATGGATATCCTACCGACGCTCCTGGAGTCGGCCGGTGTCGAACATCCGGCAATGAAACAAGGGACCACGGTCGCGCGGCCGCAGGGGAAGTCGATGTGGCCGCTGCTCGCCGGACGGGAGACAGCCACTCGCTCAGATTCGGACTGGCTCGGTTGGGAGTTGTTCGGCAACCGGGCGATCCGGCAAGGCGATTGGAAGCTCCTGTACTTGATGAAAGGGGCCGGCGGTACTGGCGATTGGGAACTGTTCAATCTCCGTGAAGACCCCGCCGAGTTGCATGACCTTTCCGCGAAGTACCCGGACAAACGCAAGACGCTGCTCAAATTCTGGGATGAGTACGTGACGAGAAACGGCGTGATCGTTTCCGAAGCCGGCCCCTACGCCCAACAAAAACCGTAA
- a CDS encoding MBL fold metallo-hydrolase: METIPMKMHQVSDHCFAVINEKNRVCDANSGLINCGGGVVIDTQSDLAHARQMIEMFGKVWPAMPQRVINTHEDADHVWGNQLFKGAEIIAHRSVPERMKQVAEPKESQKLLHGVGRFLTRLVLKTLHPGLEAAGEQLLEDYNFDGIELVLPTTLFDTRYELNLEGKEVHLIYVGPCHQVGDTIIHLLEERVVFAGDVLFRQCTPMGWTGSYEKWFQCLDLLIELDPEVIVPGHGPLCGIEGAMEMKAYLQYVRDESRKCFDAGITSLEAAKKIEFGPYGEWRAPARLYMNVERAYREFRNEPPDAPWDSAATFDAIYQVAKAKGIEAEF; this comes from the coding sequence GTGGAGACGATCCCCATGAAAATGCATCAAGTCAGCGATCACTGCTTCGCGGTGATTAACGAAAAGAATCGGGTTTGCGACGCCAATTCCGGACTCATTAACTGCGGCGGCGGCGTCGTGATCGACACGCAGTCGGACCTGGCACACGCCCGTCAGATGATTGAGATGTTCGGCAAGGTGTGGCCGGCCATGCCTCAGCGGGTGATCAACACCCATGAAGACGCCGACCACGTGTGGGGCAATCAGCTCTTCAAAGGCGCGGAAATCATCGCTCACCGCTCGGTGCCTGAGCGCATGAAGCAAGTCGCCGAACCCAAAGAGAGCCAGAAACTACTTCACGGTGTCGGCCGATTTCTGACGCGACTCGTCCTCAAAACTCTGCATCCGGGTTTGGAGGCTGCCGGAGAGCAATTGCTGGAAGACTACAACTTCGACGGGATTGAACTGGTCCTGCCGACGACCTTGTTCGACACGCGCTATGAGCTGAATCTCGAAGGCAAAGAGGTCCACCTGATTTACGTCGGGCCCTGCCATCAGGTTGGCGACACCATCATCCATCTGCTGGAGGAACGTGTCGTGTTTGCCGGCGACGTGTTGTTTCGGCAGTGCACGCCGATGGGCTGGACCGGCTCTTACGAGAAGTGGTTCCAGTGCCTTGATCTGCTGATCGAACTCGATCCCGAGGTCATCGTCCCCGGACACGGCCCGCTGTGTGGGATCGAGGGAGCGATGGAAATGAAGGCGTACCTGCAGTACGTCCGTGACGAATCCCGAAAGTGCTTCGATGCTGGAATCACATCGCTTGAAGCCGCCAAGAAGATCGAGTTCGGCCCCTATGGTGAATGGCGCGCCCCGGCGCGGCTTTACATGAATGTCGAACGGGCGTACCGAGAGTTCCGCAACGAACCCCCTGATGCCCCGTGGGACTCGGCCGCCACGTTCGACGCGATCTACCAGGTGGCGAAGGCCAAAGGGATCGAAGCGGAATTCTAA
- a CDS encoding cupin domain-containing protein has translation MKFAMIHADERGETHFGVQDIPEGELAVGPPPNPTGQMSDLGAVTTMCVIAFRAGTEAPAHNAPQPYVCIILSGEGEVVTSDGEARRFHPGDLLFCNDLSGKGHVTRALTDLVLAFVNRVKS, from the coding sequence ATGAAATTCGCCATGATCCATGCGGACGAACGGGGTGAGACGCACTTCGGCGTCCAGGACATCCCGGAGGGTGAGCTTGCCGTGGGACCACCACCGAACCCCACGGGGCAGATGAGCGATCTCGGGGCGGTCACGACCATGTGCGTCATCGCGTTCCGCGCCGGGACGGAGGCACCGGCCCACAACGCCCCTCAGCCGTACGTCTGCATCATTCTGTCCGGCGAGGGAGAGGTGGTGACCAGCGACGGCGAAGCGCGACGATTCCACCCCGGCGACCTGCTCTTCTGCAACGACCTCTCCGGCAAGGGGCACGTGACTCGGGCGCTCACTGATTTGGTCCTGGCGTTCGTCAATCGAGTCAAATCCTGA
- a CDS encoding SMP-30/gluconolactonase/LRE family protein — MKSPIKTLADATTGLKFTESPRWHKDKLWFIDIHDKRIKTMDLSGTVATVLELPFIPNGFGLTPDGGVVVGDAFQRRIYRSSGASLQPLADISALTTFCLSDGIVDAKGRLYVGDIGYNFVDPAAKPVETCVIVLVGPDGRASVVADKLFFPNGMVITPDSKTLIVGETIGHRLTAFDIREDGSLGNRRVWAQLPSSVGPDGICLDAEGAVWCANPEGADSVVRVREGGEITDRIRVDTHAYAVMLGGPERRHLFISTSASHDPAEIQRHPSASFQVVEVEVPGAGTP, encoded by the coding sequence ATGAAGTCCCCGATTAAAACACTGGCAGATGCCACCACCGGCCTCAAGTTCACCGAGAGTCCCCGTTGGCACAAAGATAAGTTGTGGTTCATTGACATCCACGACAAACGGATCAAGACGATGGACCTTTCCGGTACTGTGGCAACGGTACTCGAGTTGCCGTTCATCCCGAATGGCTTCGGGCTCACTCCCGACGGCGGTGTTGTGGTGGGTGATGCGTTTCAGCGGCGGATTTACCGCAGCAGCGGAGCTTCCCTGCAACCGTTGGCCGATATCAGTGCACTCACTACGTTCTGCCTGAGCGACGGCATCGTGGATGCCAAGGGCCGACTGTACGTGGGAGACATCGGCTACAACTTTGTCGATCCGGCGGCCAAGCCCGTCGAAACCTGCGTGATCGTTCTCGTCGGCCCGGATGGTCGAGCGTCCGTGGTCGCCGACAAACTCTTCTTCCCGAATGGCATGGTGATCACCCCCGACAGCAAAACGCTCATCGTTGGCGAGACGATTGGCCATCGCCTCACCGCCTTCGACATCCGGGAGGATGGCTCTCTCGGCAACCGTCGCGTTTGGGCGCAATTGCCCTCGTCCGTTGGCCCTGACGGTATCTGTCTCGACGCCGAGGGAGCCGTGTGGTGCGCGAATCCGGAAGGCGCGGACAGTGTGGTGCGGGTCCGCGAAGGCGGAGAGATAACGGATCGAATCAGGGTGGACACGCACGCCTATGCGGTAATGCTGGGCGGGCCCGAGCGACGACACCTCTTCATTAGTACGTCAGCGTCTCACGATCCGGCGGAGATCCAGCGACACCCGAGCGCGAGCTTTCAGGTTGTCGAGGTGGAGGTTCCAGGTGCGGGAACGCCATGA
- a CDS encoding fumarylacetoacetate hydrolase family protein, translated as MKLIRFLTVDSPSPELGVIVRDQAVSFAALQSRAGKVSPHLDNSRSYLSNLPGSEQVAKELLAWGEQHFDEFKPRERFPLEAVRLLEPIEVVALFDFGLTPRHLKNSGETIGKYEKDNPQTAPLLQAFAKAVMAPKAKPPAGQPEPLSYYKSNMNTIVGDDETIPWPAYTSRLDVEPELAVVYGNERQPVAGFCIFNDISARDIQATEFVGGFCLTKDMAKGNQLGPYLVTLDEVGDPYNLKVTVLVNGQVKYQGSTSEISHKAEDVFAWLGFIAPLKPGSVMGFGTIPDCTGCDHDDFIDPGVEIQITFERLGTLHCRFAEPQGKLLPSRWPIRETLKKYH; from the coding sequence ATGAAACTGATCCGCTTCCTCACCGTCGACTCGCCGAGCCCTGAGTTAGGTGTCATTGTTCGAGACCAGGCTGTTTCGTTTGCCGCACTCCAGTCCAGAGCGGGGAAAGTGTCCCCTCATTTGGACAACAGCCGATCCTATCTCTCGAATCTTCCCGGCAGTGAGCAAGTCGCCAAAGAACTATTGGCATGGGGAGAACAGCATTTCGACGAATTCAAGCCAAGAGAACGGTTCCCCCTCGAAGCCGTAAGATTGCTAGAGCCGATCGAAGTGGTTGCATTATTCGACTTCGGCTTGACGCCTCGGCACTTGAAAAACTCCGGCGAAACGATCGGGAAGTACGAGAAAGACAACCCGCAGACCGCTCCGCTTTTGCAAGCGTTCGCGAAAGCCGTCATGGCTCCGAAAGCCAAGCCTCCTGCCGGTCAGCCCGAACCGTTGTCCTATTACAAGAGCAACATGAACACCATCGTCGGCGACGACGAGACGATTCCGTGGCCAGCATACACGTCGCGGTTGGACGTCGAGCCGGAACTGGCGGTCGTTTACGGGAACGAGCGGCAGCCTGTGGCGGGATTCTGCATCTTCAACGATATCTCGGCCCGGGACATCCAGGCCACGGAGTTCGTGGGTGGATTCTGCCTGACGAAGGACATGGCTAAAGGGAATCAGCTGGGACCGTACTTGGTAACGCTCGATGAGGTCGGTGATCCCTACAACCTCAAGGTGACGGTTCTCGTGAATGGCCAAGTGAAGTACCAGGGTTCCACTTCGGAGATCAGCCACAAAGCCGAAGATGTGTTTGCGTGGCTGGGGTTCATCGCTCCGCTTAAGCCCGGTTCCGTAATGGGCTTCGGCACCATCCCGGATTGCACCGGCTGTGACCACGACGACTTCATTGATCCCGGTGTCGAAATCCAAATTACGTTCGAGCGCCTGGGCACGCTCCATTGCCGGTTTGCCGAACCGCAAGGCAAGCTGCTGCCAAGCCGCTGGCCCATCCGGGAGACGTTGAAAAAGTATCACTGA
- a CDS encoding carboxymuconolactone decarboxylase family protein, which produces MQPEETRYDRGLATMRKMFGPGIDSALKSLEAASPDLARCLVEFPFADVYTRPGLDLKTREMLTVAALTVLGYPQAELKDHIRGALNVGCTPDQILEIILQMAVYAGFPAALEAVKTAASVFGESAEAKN; this is translated from the coding sequence ATGCAGCCCGAAGAAACTCGCTATGACCGTGGTCTCGCCACGATGCGGAAGATGTTCGGACCAGGGATCGACTCCGCACTGAAGAGTCTGGAAGCGGCCAGCCCGGATCTGGCGCGCTGTCTGGTCGAGTTTCCGTTCGCCGACGTTTACACGCGTCCTGGACTCGATTTGAAGACGAGGGAAATGCTCACGGTTGCCGCCTTAACGGTCCTCGGCTATCCGCAGGCCGAGTTGAAAGATCATATCCGAGGTGCCTTGAACGTCGGCTGCACTCCGGATCAGATCCTGGAAATCATTTTGCAGATGGCCGTCTATGCCGGATTTCCTGCGGCGCTGGAAGCGGTCAAGACGGCTGCGTCCGTATTCGGGGAATCCGCAGAAGCCAAGAATTGA
- a CDS encoding DUF2252 domain-containing protein, whose translation MSVADESLGNTKPVGAKTGTSAPVFRSRDERIAAGKALRDSVPRQSHANWKPPANHRDPIEILKGSNQDRLAELVPIRYGRMLPSPFTFLRGSAGLMASDLAGTPTTGLRVQACGDCHLLNFGLFATPERNLIFDINDFDETLPAPWEWDVKRLAVSFAVAVRDIKLGDKRAQAAAIECVRAYRERLREFSKMSPLDVWYSKLDAQTIIDMAPDAKIREIREDIVAKAKHRISDYLYPQISEEIAGRRRLIDQPPAMFHVNQEQEPEHETLVREALEQYRLSLPDERRVLLDRYSLEDVVIKAVGIGSVGTFCFVGLFFSAENHPLLLQFKQACPSVLEPYAGKSQYENHGQRVVVGQRLMQSASDIFLGWTRGRRGRDFFIRQLRDMKMSARIEEGASAQQTMLYAELCGRTLAHAHAKSGDAALISGYLGKADVFDQAIGEFALVYADQNERDYAALVEAFKAGKIETIVEEH comes from the coding sequence ATGTCTGTTGCTGACGAATCGCTTGGGAATACCAAACCGGTAGGAGCAAAGACCGGAACAAGCGCGCCGGTGTTTCGTTCACGCGACGAACGGATCGCCGCCGGCAAAGCGTTGCGCGACAGCGTGCCGCGTCAAAGTCACGCCAATTGGAAGCCGCCAGCGAACCACCGCGATCCGATCGAGATTCTGAAGGGATCCAATCAGGATCGACTAGCCGAACTTGTCCCGATTCGTTACGGGCGCATGCTGCCGAGTCCGTTTACCTTTCTACGCGGTTCTGCAGGACTAATGGCTTCCGATCTGGCCGGCACCCCAACCACTGGCCTGCGGGTCCAGGCCTGCGGTGATTGCCACCTGCTCAATTTCGGCCTGTTCGCGACCCCCGAGCGCAATCTGATCTTCGATATCAACGATTTTGACGAAACACTCCCTGCGCCGTGGGAGTGGGATGTCAAACGTCTGGCGGTCAGTTTTGCCGTGGCGGTGCGTGACATCAAACTCGGCGACAAGCGAGCCCAAGCTGCCGCCATCGAATGCGTTCGCGCATACCGGGAGCGATTGCGGGAATTCTCAAAGATGAGCCCTCTAGATGTCTGGTATTCCAAATTGGATGCCCAAACCATCATCGACATGGCTCCTGATGCGAAGATCAGAGAGATTCGTGAGGATATCGTCGCCAAGGCCAAGCATCGTATTAGCGATTATCTTTATCCGCAGATTAGCGAAGAGATCGCGGGACGCCGTCGTCTGATCGACCAACCGCCGGCGATGTTTCATGTTAACCAAGAGCAGGAGCCGGAACACGAGACGCTCGTTCGGGAAGCATTGGAACAATACCGATTATCGCTGCCAGACGAGCGCCGCGTCCTCTTAGACCGCTACAGCCTGGAAGATGTCGTCATCAAAGCGGTGGGCATCGGCAGCGTCGGCACATTCTGCTTTGTCGGATTGTTTTTCTCTGCGGAAAATCACCCACTTTTGCTTCAATTCAAGCAAGCCTGTCCCTCCGTGCTGGAACCCTACGCGGGCAAAAGCCAGTATGAAAACCACGGTCAACGCGTCGTTGTGGGGCAACGCCTGATGCAGTCCGCCAGTGACATCTTCCTCGGTTGGACGCGGGGTCGGCGAGGTCGCGATTTCTTCATCCGACAACTCAGAGACATGAAAATGTCGGCTCGCATTGAAGAAGGTGCATCAGCCCAGCAAACGATGCTGTACGCGGAGTTGTGCGGTCGAACCCTAGCCCACGCCCATGCCAAATCTGGAGATGCGGCGTTGATCAGCGGCTACCTCGGCAAAGCGGATGTCTTCGACCAGGCCATCGGTGAGTTCGCCTTGGTCTACGCGGATCAGAATGAAAGAGATTACGCAGCGCTCGTGGAAGCGTTTAAGGCCGGGAAGATCGAAACGATTGTTGAAGAACATTGA
- a CDS encoding recombinase family protein: MHVIIWARVSSREQREGYSIDAQLRANRESAQRNGWTVVREFVVAESAKRGAERTVFNQMFSWVKANAKREKIRAILSHKLDRVCRNMRDAVRLQELEDDCGVRLVFVENQFGPGAAGALSFNVMAAVAQYYSDNLRTEVLKGMDEKVRQGWPTGLAPYGYINTDDREAPVQPHPEKSKTVRRIFDLYSLGNHTFRSLAEKLEREGHVFRTSQTRFGRTALSYILNNRFYIGELRRNGTVFEGRYERLIESATFDACQDILHGRNRRISTPSHPLAGGLLTCAFCGQAITGERIRRKLRGGGVREHLYYRCANNEPSPDHPIVRWKSDDLERAIIDDLHSLRLPNVEMATWFRSTLQTTLGDLLAHHQRHDAALKKRQSEVATMHDRLLNTYLAGTIDEPTFKAKSAELKSESLRIEEALHKAGAGDAERNQRALALFDWSQKAAEVWQGSNNTVRRRILDAVCLNRILSDVTLVTTKRKPFDQLAERLKNDFSRDDRI; encoded by the coding sequence ATGCATGTGATCATCTGGGCGCGGGTTTCGTCGCGCGAACAACGAGAAGGTTATTCCATCGATGCGCAGCTGCGTGCCAACCGCGAGAGCGCTCAACGCAACGGCTGGACCGTGGTGCGCGAGTTCGTGGTGGCGGAATCCGCCAAACGCGGTGCCGAGCGGACGGTCTTCAATCAAATGTTCTCGTGGGTCAAAGCCAACGCGAAGCGCGAGAAGATCAGGGCGATCCTCAGCCACAAGCTTGACCGCGTGTGCAGGAACATGCGAGACGCCGTTCGCTTGCAGGAGTTGGAAGATGACTGCGGCGTGCGATTGGTGTTCGTCGAGAATCAGTTCGGTCCTGGCGCGGCGGGGGCATTATCCTTCAACGTCATGGCGGCGGTTGCACAGTATTACAGCGATAACTTGCGAACCGAAGTTCTCAAGGGGATGGACGAGAAGGTGCGGCAGGGATGGCCGACCGGCCTCGCGCCCTACGGTTACATCAACACCGACGACCGCGAGGCACCGGTGCAGCCGCATCCGGAGAAGAGCAAGACGGTCCGTCGAATCTTCGATCTCTATTCGTTGGGCAATCACACATTTCGCAGCCTCGCCGAGAAGCTCGAGCGGGAAGGGCATGTGTTTCGGACAAGCCAGACCAGATTCGGTCGCACGGCCCTGTCGTACATCCTCAACAATCGGTTCTACATTGGTGAGCTTCGCCGCAATGGGACCGTTTTCGAGGGACGATACGAACGGCTCATCGAGAGCGCGACCTTCGACGCCTGCCAGGACATTCTGCATGGTCGCAATCGCCGCATCAGCACACCTTCCCACCCATTGGCCGGCGGCTTGCTGACCTGCGCCTTCTGCGGGCAGGCGATCACCGGCGAGCGCATTCGCCGCAAGCTGCGCGGGGGCGGGGTGCGCGAACATCTTTACTATCGCTGCGCCAACAACGAGCCGAGCCCTGACCATCCGATAGTGCGTTGGAAGTCCGATGACTTGGAACGAGCCATCATCGATGACCTGCACTCGCTCAGGCTACCAAACGTGGAAATGGCGACCTGGTTCCGCTCGACGCTCCAAACCACGCTTGGCGATCTACTCGCGCATCACCAACGGCACGACGCAGCGTTGAAGAAGCGCCAGTCCGAGGTAGCCACGATGCATGATCGCCTGCTCAACACATATCTCGCGGGTACGATTGATGAGCCGACGTTCAAGGCGAAGTCAGCCGAACTCAAGAGCGAGAGCTTGCGGATCGAAGAGGCACTCCACAAGGCGGGGGCGGGCGACGCCGAAAGGAACCAGCGGGCGTTGGCCCTCTTCGACTGGTCGCAAAAAGCCGCCGAAGTCTGGCAGGGTTCAAACAATACCGTCCGGCGGCGAATCTTGGACGCGGTCTGTTTGAACCGTATCCTGAGCGACGTAACTCTAGTCACCACAAAGAGAAAGCCGTTCGACCAATTGGCCGAACGGCTCAAAAACGACTTTAGTCGGGATGATAGGATTTGA
- a CDS encoding reverse transcriptase domain-containing protein, whose translation MYEAGYTPGRPIPVGAHAGTLEDFAHRFQRDVRACHKQFEVPRAEKSVPLLEHWYDTRNLALALIHIQQRGGESPGPDGIRPEHYTINEWFDVFRQIQPLLINGEYDPSPPRKVEIAKLSGRGFRTIEIANLIDRIVARATYQWLWPWMEPNFYRRSYGFRSQRGTWHALREAVRVSTRNDLYHWLCHDLVSAFDRVPRNRLLDLLAWVPSAMLRVLSRLIDTGRKHGIPQGSALSPLLLNFYLTKHLDTPWQLQCPLTPMLRYADDILVLVGNNEGAQSADALLRRLLTPSGFQLRDNARDATSNLGAGESADWLGFTVATQANLSVRIGEQRWRRLERGLERASATEDGASSAKSVLKGWFDYLGPTYDHEDRASVLRGAKDLADRVSSNGCVPTRELRDAWRNSQRRWSRLTDPNPRLVLPRKQRQIPAIVVQDQDECPF comes from the coding sequence ATGTACGAAGCTGGCTACACGCCCGGTCGGCCCATTCCGGTCGGCGCTCACGCAGGCACGCTCGAAGACTTCGCTCATCGATTCCAACGAGACGTTCGCGCCTGCCACAAGCAATTCGAGGTTCCAAGGGCGGAAAAGTCCGTACCCTTGTTGGAGCACTGGTACGACACAAGGAACTTGGCGCTCGCCCTCATCCACATCCAGCAGCGCGGCGGTGAATCACCTGGACCAGACGGTATCCGTCCCGAGCACTACACGATCAATGAATGGTTTGATGTCTTTCGACAGATTCAACCGTTGCTAATCAACGGCGAATATGACCCCAGCCCTCCCCGCAAAGTGGAAATCGCCAAGCTGTCCGGTCGAGGTTTTCGCACGATTGAGATTGCAAACTTGATCGATCGCATCGTGGCACGAGCCACCTATCAATGGCTCTGGCCTTGGATGGAGCCGAACTTTTACCGCAGGTCGTACGGATTCCGGAGCCAACGTGGCACATGGCACGCGTTGAGAGAGGCAGTCCGGGTCTCAACGAGAAATGACCTCTATCATTGGCTGTGCCATGATCTGGTCAGTGCATTTGATCGAGTGCCGCGCAACCGCTTGCTCGATCTGCTGGCCTGGGTGCCGAGCGCCATGCTCAGGGTGCTGTCTCGTTTGATTGACACTGGCCGCAAGCATGGCATTCCCCAAGGGTCTGCGCTGTCTCCCTTGCTCCTGAACTTCTACCTTACCAAGCATCTTGATACGCCGTGGCAATTGCAGTGCCCCTTAACGCCGATGCTGCGTTACGCTGACGACATCTTGGTGCTGGTCGGCAATAACGAAGGAGCACAGTCGGCTGACGCGCTGCTCCGCCGTTTGTTGACTCCCTCCGGGTTTCAGCTCCGCGATAACGCACGCGACGCAACTTCCAACCTTGGCGCTGGAGAATCTGCTGACTGGCTAGGGTTCACGGTTGCAACGCAGGCCAATCTTTCCGTGCGAATTGGCGAGCAGAGATGGCGGCGGCTCGAACGTGGCCTTGAACGTGCCAGCGCGACCGAAGACGGTGCATCTTCGGCCAAAAGTGTGTTGAAGGGGTGGTTCGATTACTTGGGGCCGACCTACGACCACGAAGATCGCGCATCAGTGCTCCGCGGCGCGAAAGATCTAGCTGACAGGGTTAGCAGCAACGGATGCGTGCCGACACGCGAGCTGCGAGACGCCTGGCGCAATTCGCAGCGGCGGTGGTCGCGATTAACCGACCCCAATCCACGCTTAGTTTTGCCCAGGAAACAGAGGCAAATTCCAGCAATCGTCGTTCAAGACCAGGATGAGTGTCCGTTCTGA